Proteins encoded by one window of Winogradskyella sp. PG-2:
- a CDS encoding DUF1624 domain-containing protein — translation MKSAKSTRIESIDILRGLVMIIMALDHVRDYTNTGYMFVDPTNLETTTPMLFFTRWITHFCAPVFVFLAGTSAFLYGSKKSSKNGLAKFLFTRGLWLVFIELTVVNFAWTFDITLSVHIFQVIWAIGICMMLLAALIYLPKKILFTLGFLILLGHNFLDGITQQGTEPLSLLWYYVHQFNFQVINEGQGMLAIAYPFLPWLGIIILGYCFGHFYQKEFDATIRKTWLLRIGIGAILLFFILRFANIYGDSKAWSSQDNLTYTLLSFFNVTKYPPSLIYTLMTIGPALLFLYAIETVKNKVTNWLLVFGRVPFFYYILHLYLIHLIGLIGLVILGENLQELIMTVNRFKSGYLFNIGFDLWVTYLVWILVIIILYPICKKYMKYKANNKYKWWLSYL, via the coding sequence ATGAAATCAGCTAAATCAACCAGAATTGAATCCATCGATATTTTGAGAGGTCTTGTAATGATAATTATGGCTTTAGACCATGTTAGAGATTACACAAATACAGGCTATATGTTTGTTGACCCAACAAATCTTGAAACTACGACACCTATGTTATTCTTTACACGATGGATAACCCATTTTTGTGCACCCGTTTTTGTATTCTTAGCCGGAACTTCAGCTTTTCTATATGGAAGTAAGAAGTCCTCAAAAAATGGTCTTGCAAAATTTTTATTTACCAGAGGTCTATGGTTAGTATTTATAGAATTAACTGTCGTTAACTTTGCTTGGACATTCGATATAACATTAAGTGTACACATATTCCAAGTGATTTGGGCTATTGGTATATGCATGATGCTTTTAGCAGCATTAATTTACTTACCAAAAAAAATACTATTTACCCTAGGATTTTTAATACTACTTGGTCATAATTTCCTTGATGGAATAACACAACAAGGCACAGAACCATTATCGTTATTATGGTATTATGTGCATCAGTTTAATTTTCAAGTTATCAATGAAGGGCAAGGCATGTTAGCCATTGCTTATCCATTTCTACCATGGTTAGGTATTATTATTTTAGGGTATTGTTTTGGGCATTTTTATCAGAAAGAATTTGATGCAACAATTAGAAAGACTTGGTTGCTTCGTATAGGTATTGGAGCTATCCTTCTATTTTTTATTTTACGTTTTGCAAATATTTATGGTGATTCAAAGGCTTGGTCTTCTCAAGATAATTTAACTTATACTCTTTTATCTTTTTTTAATGTTACAAAATATCCACCTTCATTAATCTACACATTAATGACTATTGGACCTGCATTATTATTTTTATATGCTATTGAAACTGTTAAAAATAAAGTCACCAATTGGCTACTCGTATTTGGTCGGGTTCCTTTCTTCTATTACATTTTACACCTGTATCTTATCCATCTTATTGGCCTGATTGGGCTCGTAATTTTAGGTGAGAACTTGCAAGAACTTATAATGACTGTAAATCGTTTTAAAAGTGGTTACCTATTTAATATTGGATTTGATCTCTGGGTCACTTACCTAGTATGGATTCTAGTTATTATTATTCTCTATCCTATTTGTAAAAAATACATGAAATATAAAGCCAATAATAAATACAAATGGTGGCTAAGTTATTTGTAA